A single region of the Salvia miltiorrhiza cultivar Shanhuang (shh) chromosome 8, IMPLAD_Smil_shh, whole genome shotgun sequence genome encodes:
- the LOC130999111 gene encoding uncharacterized protein LOC130999111: MKNSGETRLVVKRNHGKGGTCYLSGLSPQDLSEIPEYRLDLPFMYQMDPTGIRSCSGGLLSMADSSGRIYLCNPTTKQFQILEPKETPYGTPSLSVTAIIGSCVGYDSKSDDYRILRVCERRHTLGIGNPREKHRTYDLYSLRDDSWKPIEPPKFHCRLSGTDHTIIYARDKFYWSTLDFQVMCYDCSEERFYLLPSPPNTRGLHLEPVKFYEADSLGVVLCRPRKTNRETIKPDFYFELWIWRDGARCWDRVFYVSLGGWIHGIDITIYGEFVFVHGSAGPVKDCKRRLVAYDWGKKECKELGIHNYFMGIYVFCYVESTVALPHGKTISIYGSHIIDYGNYFNKYESDDDSYDDDDDGLKAADLKDLEDNGFRIISEMELEEEVLLFQFVYVKILVNLG; encoded by the exons ATGAAGAATTCCGGCGAGACACGGCTTGTTGTGAAACGCAACCATGGAAAAGGTGGTACGTGTTATTTAAGTGGTCTTTCTCCCCAAGATTTATCTGAAATCCCTGAATATAGGTTAGACCTTCCTTTTATGTATCAAATGGATCCGACTGGTATTCGCAGTTGCAGCGGGGGTTTGTTGTCAATGGCCGATTCTAGTGGTCGTATTTATCTTTGCAACCCCACAACCAAACAGTTTCAGATCCTTGAGCCCAAGGAAACTCCTTATGGGACTCCAAGTCTGAGTGTGACCGCAATTATTGGTAGTTGTGTTGGCTATGATTCTAAATCTGATGATTACAGAATCCTAAGAGTTTGTGAACGTCGCCACACTTTAGGAATCGGAAATCCTCGGGAGAAGCACCGGACTTATGATTTGTATTCGTtacgagatgattcttggaagCCGATTGAGCCTCCTAAATTTCATTGTCGCCTCTCCGGTACGGATCATACAATTATATATGCTAGAGATAAGTTTTATTGGTCTACTCTGGACTTCCAAGTTATGTGTTACGACTGTAGTGAGGAAAGGTTCTATTTGTTGCCTTCACCACCAAATACTCGTGGCCTGCATCTTGAGCCTGTCAAGTTTTATGAAGCAGATTCGTTAGGTGTTGTTTTATGTCGGCCTCGAAAAACTAATCGTGAAACGATTAAAcctgatttttattttgagcTTTGGATATGGAGAGACGGGGCGAGGTGCTGGGATAGAGTGTTTTATGTCTCTCTTGGTGGTTGGATTCATGGAATAGATATTACGATATACGGTGAATTCGTGTTTGTTCATGGATCAGCTGGCCCGGTGAAGGATTGCAAACGGCGACTAGTAGCTTATGATTGGGGTAAGAAAGAGTGCAAGGAACTTGGTATTCATAATTATTTCATGGGAATCTATGTTTTTTGTTATGTTGAGAGCACCGTTGCGCTGCCCCATGGAAAGACAATCTCAATCTATGG ATCCCATAttattgattatggtaattattTTAACAAGTACGAGTCTGATGATGATTCttatgacgatgatgatgatggctTGAAGGCGGCAGATCTCAAGGATCTTGAAGATAATGG ATTCCGTATCATTAGTGAAATGGAGTTGGAGGAGGAGGTATTATTGTTCCAATTTGTTTATGTGAAGATCCTAGTAAATTTGGGTTAA
- the LOC130999113 gene encoding uncharacterized protein LOC130999113, protein MSKKNDLGRRKRQHDFDLKREKEAKEKKEKKLNAKKNKMKVDGSSSKKKKGGSGFQVGKKKLKTRMTPLAKAKAAQAMEVDK, encoded by the exons ATGTCGAAGAAGAACGATTTAGGCCGAAGAAAAAGGCAGCATGATTTCGATTTAAAGA GGGAAAAAGAAGCgaaggaaaagaaggaaaagaagcTGAATGCCAAGAAAAATAAGATGAAA GTTGATGGTAGCAGCAGTAAGAAGAAGAAGGGTGGGAGTGGATTTCAAGTAGGAAAGAAAAAGTTGAAAACGAGGATGACGCCGTTGGCCAAAGCTAAAGCTGCCCAGGCAATGGAGGTCGACAAATAA
- the LOC130999114 gene encoding AT-hook motif nuclear-localized protein 9-like, with protein sequence MDQRDAMTLAGSGSYYMQADSAAGLQSSPNMSPMSNAAVHFQSNTGGSLNVSSLPLDTSSAMSPHGVSVGVGVGPHAMQQGEPVRRKRGRPRKYGHDGAVSLGLSPSISSPTPMARATQKWRGRPPGAGRKQQLSPLGGSTFTGAGTMTPHIINVAVGEDIKRKVLSLLQGRRGIVILSGIGSISAANIKISNSSGSVTYEGHFDMINLSGSYINDVDGPHGPTGGLNVTFAGPDGRLIGGPVEGLLIAGSPVQVIAGSMVPFTSKPKNKAPEDLEPSGDPHRSTLGNSVNPANVSQNLNQMRAWTNSR encoded by the exons ATGGATCAAAGGGATGCTATGACATTAGCGGGCTCGGGTTCGTATTACATGCAGGCCGACTCTGCAGCAGGGCTGCAGAGCTCACCTAACATGAGCCCAATGTCGAATGCTGCTGTACACTTCCAGTCCAACACCGGTGGCAGCTTAAATGTGTCGTCGTTACCTTTAGATACTTCATCAGCAATGTCTCCTCACGGAGTTAGTGTAGGTGTAGGTGTAGGTCCACATGCTATGCAGCAAGGCGAACCTGTGCGCAGGAAAAGGGGAAGGCCGCGTAAATATGGACACGATGGTGCAGTTTCATTGGGACTGTCTCCCTCTATCTCTAGTCCTACACCGATGGCAAGAGCCACTCAGAAGTGGAGAGGGAGACCACCGGGAGCTGGACGTAAGCAACAGCTGTCGCCTCTAG GTGGATCTACTTTCACTGGAGCTGGAACAATGACTCCACATATCATCAATGTTGCAGTTGGAGAA GATATCAAAAGAAAGGTATTATCTCTTTTACAGGGACGAAGGGGCATAGTTATCTTGTCGGGCATTGGTTCCATCTCGGCTGCAAATATCAAGATTTCAAATTCTAGTGGAAGTGTCACGTACGAG GGGCACTTtgatatgataaatttatcaggTTCTTACATCAATGATGTTGATGGTCCTCACGGCCCGACTGGAGGTCTTAATGTTACGTTTGCTGGTCCTGATGGTCGTCTCATAGGCGGCCCTGTCGAGGGCCTCCTCATTGCTGGCAGCCCTGTTCAG GTGATTGCTGGAAGCATGGTTCCTTTCACTTCTAAGCCCAAAAACAAGGCGCCCGAAGATCTGGAACCTTCTGGAGACCCTCATCGTAGCACACTTGGAAACTCGGTAAATCCAGCTAACGTTAGTCAGAATCTCAACCAGATGCGCGCCTGGACGAATTCAAGATGA
- the LOC130999115 gene encoding putative ripening-related protein 1 yields the protein MKNLNKVAIFALLIILAAQALEGRLQSCNPSGKIRGKKPPPGQCNQQNDSDCCKQGKLYTTYKCSPPISGSTKAVLTINSFQKGGDGGGPSECDNQYHSDDTPVVALSTGWYSGGSRCLNNVTISGNGRSVTAMVVDECDSTMGCDEDHDYQPPCPNNIVDASKAVWKALGVPEGDWGELDITWSDPCKPSGKIKGKKPPKDKCNKSNDSECCEEGKFYDIYKCSPSVSGRTKGFLTLNGFEKGKDGGGPSECDGHYHSDDIPIVALSTGWFNNMKRCFNNITIYGNGKSVTAMVIDECDSTMGCDLEHDYQPPCDRNIVDASRAVWKALGVPEKDWGGLDIHWSDA from the exons ATGAAGAACCTCAACAAAGTAGCCATCTTTGCTTTGCTAATCATCCTTGCTGCTCAGGCGTTGGAGGGCCGTCTTCAATCCTGCAACCCGAGTGGCAAAATCAGGGGAAAGAAACCACCTCCGGGGCAATGCAACCAGCAAAATGACTCCGATTGCTGTAAACAAGGGAAGCTCTACACCACTTACAAATGCTCTCCCCCCATTTCTGGAAGCACGAAAGCAGTTCTCACCATCAACAGCTTCCAGAAGGGTGGAGACGGAGGGGGCCCATCAGAATGTGACAATCAGTACCACTCTGACGACACACCAGTCGTCGCCCTATCAACTGGTTGGTACAGCGGAGGGAGCAGATGCCTCAACAACGTAACTATAAGTGGTAATGGCCGGAGTGTGACAGCCATGGTGGTGGATGAGTGTGATTCCACCATGGGATGTGATGAGGATCACGATTATCAGCCACCGTGTCCTAACAACATCGTTGATGCCTCAAAGGCTGTCTGGAAAGCCTTGGGGGTTCCTGAAGGCGACTGGGGCGAGTTGGATATCACATGGTCTGAT CCTTGCAAACCAAGTGGCAAGATCAAGGGGAAGAAGCCACCAAAAGATAAATGCAACAAGTCCAACGACTCTGAATGCTGCGAAGAAGGAAAGTTCTACGACATCTACAAATGCTCACCTTCAGTTTCAGGCAGGACTAAAGGCTTCCTGACTCTCAACGGATTCGAGAAGGGCAAGGACGGTGGAGGGCCGTCGGAGTGCGACGGCCACTACCACTCAGACGACATCCCGATCGTGGCGCTGTCGACTGGTTGGTTCAATAACATGAAGAGGTGCTTCAACAACATTACCATTTATGGCAATGGGAAGAGTGTGACTGCCATGGTGATTGATGAGTGTGACTCCACAATGGGGTGCGATCTCGAGCACGACTACCAGCCGCCCTGCGACAGAAACATTGTCGACGCCTCGAGGGCCGTCTGGAAGGCTCTAGGTGTGCCTGAAAAGGACTGGGGTGGATTGGACATACACTGGTCAGATGCTTGA
- the LOC130999117 gene encoding putative ripening-related protein 1: MMMNLKKVSIFALLIVLAAQALEGRLQSCNPSGKIRGKKPPPGQCNQQNDSDCCKQGKLYTTYKCSPPISGSTKAVLTINSFQKGGDGGGPSECDNQYHSDDTPVVALSTGWYSGGSRCLNNVTVSGNGRSVTAMVVDECDSTMGCDEDHDYQPPCPNNIVDASKAVWKALGVPEGDWGELDITWSDSCKPSGTIKGTTPPPGECNQENDSDCCKAGESYTTYKCSPPVSGSTKAVLTLNSFQKGGDGGGPSECDNKYHSDDTPVVALSTGWYTGGSRCLKNIVISGNGQSVTAMVVDECDSTMGCDDDHDYQPPCPNNIVDASKAVWKALGVDEGDWGELDITWSDA, from the exons ATGATGATGAACCTCAAAAAAGTATCCATCTTTGCTTTGCTAATCGTCCTTGCTGCTCAGGCGTTGGAGGGCCGACTTCAATCCTGCAACCCGAGTGGCAAAATCAGAGGAAAGAAGCCACCTCCGGGGCAATGCAACCAGCAAAATGACTCCGATTGCTGTAAACAAGGGAAGCTCTACACCACTTACAAATGCTCTCCCCCCATTTCTGGAAGCACGAAAGCAGTTCTCACCATCAACAGCTTCCAGAAGGGTGGAGATGGAGGCGGCCCATCAGAATGTGACAATCAGTACCACTCTGATGACACACCAGTCGTCGCCCTATCAACTGGTTGGTACAGCGGAGGGAGCAGATGCCTCAACAACGTAACTGTAAGTGGCAATGGCCGGAGCGTGACAGCAATGGTGGTGGATGAGTGTGATTCCACCATGGGATGTGATGAGGATCACGATTATCAGCCACCGTGTCCTAACAACATTGTTGACGCCTCAAAGGCTGTCTGGAAGGCCTTGGGTGTTCCTGAAGGCGACTGGGGCGAGTTGGATATTACTTGGTCTGAT TCGTGCAAGCCGAGTGGCACGATAAAGGGCACGACTCCACCACCGGGGGAATGCAATCAGGAGAACGACTCTGACTGCTGCAAAGCAGGGGAGTCATACACCACCTACAAGTGCTCTCCCCCCGTTTCTGGAAGCACGAAGGCTGTTCTGACCCTCAACAGCTTCCAGAAGGGTGGGGACGGAGGCGGCCCATCAGAGTGCGACAACAAGTACCACTCTGACGACACGCCTGTTGTGGCGCTCTCGACTGGATGGTACACCGGAGGATCAAGGTGCCTCAAGAACATTGTCATCAGTGGCAATGGGCAGAGTGTGACTGCCATGGTGGTTGATGAGTGTGACTCGACAATGGGATGCGATGATGACCACGACTACCAGCCTCCGTGTCCTAACAACATCGTTGACGCCTCAAAAGCCGTCTGGAAAGCATTGGGAGTGGATGAAGGTGACTGGGGAGAGTTGGATATCACTTGGTCTGATGCCTAA
- the LOC130999119 gene encoding putative ripening-related protein 1, with protein sequence MMRNLSLGALFLALIFSPHLLEARHQTCKASGKVKGKKPPEGYCNEDDNICCREGKYYTTYKCSPPVSAATKAVLYVTSFEKGGDGYKPSKCEHKYYSDDTPVVSLPTGWYSGGRRCLNNITISGNGRSVEAMVVDECDSSKGCDAGSDYLPPCSNNVVGASSAVWKALKVPVQDWDELDITWLQSCKPSGTIKGTTPPPGECNQEIDSDCCKAGESYTTYKCSPPVSGSTKAVLTLNSFQKGGDGGGPSECDNKYHSDDTPVVALSTGWYTGGSRCLKNIVISGNRQSVTAMVVDECDSTMGCDDDHDYQPPCPNNIVDASKAVWKALGVDEGDWGELDITWSDA encoded by the exons ATGATGAGGAACTTGAGCTTGGGAGCACTTTTTCTTGCACTAATATTCTCCCCTCATTTGTTAGAAGCTCGGCATCAAACCTGCAAGGCGAGTGGCAAAGTGAAGGGAAAGAAGCCGCCTGAAGGATACTGCAACGAAGACGACAACATCTGCTGCAGAGAGGGGAAATATTACACTACTTACAAATGTTCTCCACCAGTGTCTGCAGCCACAAAGGCAGTTCTCTACGTCACCAGCTTTGAGAAAGGCGGAGATGGATATAAGCCATCCAAATGTGAGCACAAGTACTACTCAGACGACACACCTGTTGTCTCTCTGCCTACCGGATGGTACAGTGGAGGGAGAAGGTGTCTGAACAACATCACCATAAGTGGTAATGGGCGTAGTGTGGAAGCTATGGTGGTTGATGAGTGTGATTCCTCCAAGGGATGCGATGCAGGCAGCGATTACCTCCCTCCGTGCTCTAACAACGTTGTTGGTGCGTCTTCTGCTGTCTGGAAAGCGTTGAAGGTGCCCGTGCAAGACTGGGATGAACTGGACATCACCTG GCTCCAGTCGTGCAAGCCGAGTGGCACGATAAAGGGCACGACTCCGCCTCCGGGGGAATGCAATCAGGAGATCGACTCCGACTGCTGCAAAGCAGGGGAGTCATACACAACCTACAAGTGCTCTCCCCCCGTTTCTGGTAGCACGAAGGCAGTTCTGACCCTCAACAGCTTCCAGAAGGGTGGGGATGGAGGCGGCCCATCAGAGTGCGACAACAAGTACCACTCTGACGACACGCCTGTTGTGGCGCTCTCGACTGGATGGTACACCGGAGGATCAAGGTGCCTCAAGAACATTGTCATCAGTGGCAACAGGCAGAGTGTGACTGCCATGGTGGTTGATGAGTGTGACTCGACAATGGGATGCGATGATGACCACGACTACCAGCCTCCGTGTCCTAACAACATCGTTGACGCCTCAAAAGCCGTCTGGAAAGCATTGGGAGTGGATGAAGGTGACTGGGGAGAGTTGGATATCACTTGGTCTGATGCCTAA
- the LOC130999121 gene encoding kiwellin-1-like has product MNYFGKGAVLVLLLILAAQALEGRLQSCNPSGKIRGKKPPPGQCNQENDSDCCKQGKLYTTYKCSPPVSGSTKAVLTINSFQKGGDGGGPSECDNQYHSDDTPVVALSTGWYSGGSRCLNNVTISGNGRSVTAMVVDECDSTMGCDEVHDYQPPCPNNIVDASKAVWKALGVPEGDWGGLDITWSDA; this is encoded by the coding sequence ATGAATTACTTCGGAAAAGGAGCCGTTCTCGTCTTGCTGCTCATCCTCGCTGCTCAGGCGTTGGAGGGCCGTCTCCAGTCTTGCAACCCGAGTGGCAAAATCAGAGGAAAGAAGCCACCTCCGGGGCAATGCAACCAGGAAAACGACTCTGATTGCTGTAAACAGGGGAAGCTCTACACTACTTACAAATGCTCACCCCCCGTCTCTGGCAGCACGAAGGCAGTTCTCACCATCAACAGCTTCCAGAAGGGTGGAGACGGAGGCGGACCATCAGAGTGTGACAATCAGTACCACTCTGATGACACTCCAGTCGTCGCTCTATCAACTGGCTGGTACAGCGGAGGGAGCAGATGCCTCAACAACGTGACTATAAGTGGCAATGGCCGGAGTGTGACAGCAATGGTGGTGGATGAGTGTGATTCCACCATGGGATGTGATGAGGTTCACGACTATCAGCCACCGTGTCCTAACAACATTGTTGACGCCTCAAAGGCTGTCTGGAAAGCCCTGGGGGTTCCTGAAGGCGACTGGGGCGGCTTGGATATCACTTGGTCTGATGCTTAA
- the LOC130999122 gene encoding uncharacterized protein LOC130999122 — MNYFGKVAVLVLLLILAAQALEGRLQSCNPSGKIRGKKPPPGQCNQENDSDCCQQGKLYTTYKCSPPVSGSTKAVLTINSFQKGGDGGGPSECDSQYHSDDTPVVALSTGWYSGGSRCLNNVTISGNGRSVTAMVVDECDSTMGCDDDHDYQPPCPNNIVDASKAVWKALGVPEGDWGELDITWSDTCKASGKIKGKKPPKGKCNRDHDSECCESGKFYKTFRCSPAVTGRTKAVLTLNGFGKGDDGGGAAACDGNFHSDDTPIVALSTGWFNNRKRCLKKVVIHGNGKKVVAKVVDECDSSVGCDEEHDYQPPCNNNIVDASKAVWQALEVPEKDWGEMEIHWTDA; from the exons ATGAATTACTTCGGAAAAGTAGCCGTTCTCGTCTTGCTGCTCATCCTCGCTGCTCAGGCGTTGGAGGGCCGTCTCCAGTCTTGCAACCCGAGTGGCAAAATCAGAGGAAAGAAGCCACCTCCGGGGCAATGCAACCAGGAAAACGACTCCGACTGCTGCCAGCAAGGGAAGCTCTACACCACTTACAAATGCTCTCCACCCGTCTCTGGCAGCACGAAGGCAGTTCTCACCATCAACAGCTTCCAGAAGGGTGGAGACGGAGGCGGCCCATCAGAGTGTGACAGTCAGTACCACTCTGATGACACTCCAGTCGTCGCCCTCTCCACTG gtTGGTACAGCGGAGGGAGCAGATGCCTCAACAACGTAACTATAAGTGGTAATGGCCGGAGTGTGACAGCAATGGTGGTGGATGAGTGTGATTCCACCATGGGATGTGATGATGATCACGACTATCAGCCACCGTGTCCTAACAACATTGTTGACGCCTCTAAGGCCGTCTGGAAAGCCTTGGGGGTTCCCGAAGGTGACTGGGGCGAGCTGGATATTACCTGGTCTGAT ACCTGCAAAGCAAGCGGCAAGATCAAGGGCAAGAAGCCTCCTAAAGGGAAATGCAATCGGGACCACGACTCCGAATGCTGTGAAAGTGGCAAGTTCTACAAGACCTTCAGATGCTCACCCGCGGTCACTGGCCGGACTAAAGCAGTCCTGACTCTCAATGGCTTCGGCAAAGGAGATGATGGTGGAGGGGCGGCAGCGTGTGACGGTAACTTCCACTCTGACGACACTCCGATCGTGGCACTCTCGACGGGGTGGTTCAACAACAGGAAGAGGTGTTTGAAGAAAGTTGTCATCCATGGCAATGGGAAGAAAGTGGTTGCCAAGGTGGTGGATGAGTGCGATTCGTCTGTGGGGTGTGATGAGGAGCACGACTATCAGCCGCCGTGCAACAACAACATCGTTGACGCTTCTAAAGCTGTCTGGCAAGCTCTAGAAGTGCCTGAAAAGGATTGGGGTGAAATGGAAATCCACTGGACTGATGCTTGA